From Denitrovibrio acetiphilus DSM 12809, the proteins below share one genomic window:
- the dnaB gene encoding replicative DNA helicase, with protein sequence MTDSIRRVPPHNKEAEQAVIAAILIDEQALDKVIDKVKSEDFYIPGHQYIYSRILRLQEQGKPVDVVTLLGSMTDEELSKAGGVDYVSSLVDILPSSANVAHYADTVRDKSVLRQLIGMSAEISDTCYDVEGDVEDVVESAEKRIFSLAEKKLNSNARSIGSLIPQTIDSLDRLYQNKNILSGVTTGFKDFNDLTSGLQPSDLIIIAGRPGMGKTAFALNVALNAAYSDDNKSVAFFTLEMSSQQLVQRLLSATAQIESAKLRSGHFTMEDWQKLSSVGGELSGINFFLDDTPAINPLELRAKCRRIKREHGLDLVFVDYLQLMSSTKGDNREQQISDISRSLKALAKELNIPVVALSQLNRGVEQRQDKRPLISDLRESGAIEQDADMIIFLYRDEVYSKDKCLKPGVAEVIISKHRHGATADIELAFIKEFMQFRDIAKGNY encoded by the coding sequence ATGACTGATAGCATTAGAAGAGTTCCGCCCCATAACAAAGAGGCGGAGCAGGCTGTTATTGCTGCGATACTCATTGACGAACAAGCTCTGGACAAGGTCATTGATAAAGTTAAGTCTGAGGATTTTTATATCCCCGGTCATCAGTATATTTATTCCAGAATACTGAGACTTCAGGAGCAGGGTAAGCCTGTTGACGTGGTGACGCTCCTCGGCTCGATGACAGATGAGGAACTTTCCAAAGCCGGCGGTGTGGACTACGTGTCTTCACTGGTGGATATACTCCCCTCCTCTGCAAATGTTGCGCATTATGCGGATACTGTCCGTGATAAATCCGTGCTTCGGCAGCTTATAGGTATGTCCGCTGAAATATCCGACACTTGCTATGATGTTGAAGGGGATGTGGAAGATGTGGTGGAGTCGGCCGAAAAGCGCATATTCAGCCTTGCTGAGAAGAAGCTGAATTCCAATGCGCGCTCCATAGGCTCTCTTATACCGCAGACAATCGACAGTCTTGACCGGCTTTATCAGAATAAAAATATACTTTCCGGCGTTACTACCGGTTTTAAAGACTTTAACGACCTTACAAGCGGTTTACAGCCGTCTGACCTCATTATCATTGCAGGTCGTCCCGGTATGGGTAAGACAGCTTTTGCTCTGAACGTTGCACTTAATGCAGCATACAGCGATGATAATAAATCCGTTGCTTTTTTTACTCTTGAGATGTCATCTCAACAGCTCGTGCAGAGGCTTTTGTCTGCCACAGCGCAGATAGAATCCGCAAAGCTTAGGAGTGGTCACTTTACAATGGAGGACTGGCAGAAGCTAAGTTCGGTTGGTGGTGAGCTCTCCGGTATAAACTTTTTCCTTGATGATACGCCAGCTATCAACCCGCTCGAGCTTCGTGCAAAATGCAGACGTATAAAGCGTGAGCACGGACTTGACCTCGTATTTGTGGATTACCTTCAACTTATGAGCTCCACCAAAGGTGATAACAGGGAACAGCAGATTTCTGATATTTCGAGGTCGCTTAAGGCACTGGCAAAAGAGCTGAACATTCCAGTAGTAGCTCTTTCGCAGCTTAACCGTGGTGTGGAGCAGAGGCAGGACAAACGTCCTCTTATCTCCGACCTTCGTGAGTCAGGAGCCATTGAGCAGGATGCGGATATGATCATCTTTTTGTACCGTGATGAAGTATATTCGAAAGATAAGTGTCTGAAACCCGGTGTGGCGGAAGTTATAATATCCAAACACAGACACGGTGCCACAGCAGACATCGAGCTTGCTTTCATAAAGGAGTTTATGCAGTTTCGTGATATTGCGAAAGGTAACTATTAG
- a CDS encoding mannose-1-phosphate guanylyltransferase, protein MLNIVLCGGAGKRLWPLSAGDTPKQFIKFGKEESLYIKTIRRNMPLCDKTSVLTNQKYSDQVDKQLTAAKLSADIILESSCKGTASSIIIACLMYPETIILATPSDHEINNDEAYQDSVKRARDFAEKGSVVVFGIESEKPEDRFGYIQADSENVIAFHEKPDSETALKYMSDGYLINSGILCFNSDVMLCELIKYLPDQVAIARKVIENIRSGRATHRLCGRFMGEMTTYSIDSSVLEKSDKLKCVKGIKGWRDVGTYESIYEHRSPKVNANLSLNIGESFGCADFVDSEGCMVLNREQDVVVCGLDDVVVVEYGGKILIAKKGTDIEKALKKLDG, encoded by the coding sequence ATGTTAAATATAGTTCTTTGTGGTGGGGCGGGCAAAAGGCTGTGGCCTTTGTCTGCCGGAGACACGCCAAAACAGTTTATAAAATTCGGAAAAGAGGAATCTCTATATATAAAGACGATTCGTCGCAACATGCCTTTGTGTGATAAAACCTCCGTACTTACCAATCAGAAGTATTCTGATCAGGTTGACAAGCAGCTTACAGCGGCAAAACTCTCTGCTGACATTATACTGGAGTCATCCTGTAAAGGTACTGCGTCATCAATTATCATTGCCTGCCTGATGTACCCTGAAACAATAATTCTGGCGACTCCGTCTGATCACGAAATCAATAACGATGAAGCATATCAGGACTCTGTTAAAAGGGCCCGAGACTTCGCAGAAAAAGGCTCTGTCGTGGTATTTGGCATCGAGTCTGAAAAACCTGAAGACCGGTTTGGCTATATTCAGGCAGATAGCGAAAACGTGATTGCATTCCATGAAAAGCCTGATTCTGAAACTGCTTTAAAATACATGAGCGACGGCTACCTTATCAACAGTGGTATATTGTGTTTCAACAGTGATGTTATGCTTTGTGAGCTGATAAAATATCTGCCTGATCAGGTTGCTATTGCACGCAAAGTTATAGAAAACATACGTTCCGGCAGAGCGACACACAGGCTTTGCGGGCGTTTTATGGGAGAAATGACTACTTACAGCATAGACAGTAGCGTACTGGAAAAGAGCGATAAACTTAAGTGCGTGAAAGGTATAAAGGGGTGGCGTGATGTCGGGACTTATGAGTCCATATACGAGCATCGAAGTCCTAAAGTGAATGCCAACCTGTCCCTTAATATCGGTGAGAGTTTCGGTTGCGCTGACTTCGTTGACAGTGAGGGATGTATGGTTCTGAACCGAGAGCAGGATGTTGTTGTATGTGGTTTGGATGACGTTGTTGTCGTGGAGTATGGCGGGAAGATACTCATTGCAAAGAAGGGAACAGACATCGAGAAGGCTCTTAAGAAGCTGGATGGCTGA
- a CDS encoding class I SAM-dependent methyltransferase, producing the protein MIIRPYKEQDGIFVFDEGVCEEHSDYHAHDLDKLYEIENNHFWFIARKELIFKYLSKYIPKDTKIIEIGAGTGNVSRYLMSKGYKNISVGELHMNGLRYASSYGIENRYQFDVFNPPFRSEFDCINLFDVIEHFDDDFQALACVRLMLKDNGYVTLTVPAHSWLWNASDADAGHKRRYSLKSLNKLLRESGFDIHVMRYFFVSITPLLFLRTLLYPDRGRVKQHDDAVLGDVGGIINSVLVFLTRLEHKIIRFIPNFFGGSIIAIATKCKVPNKENLDNS; encoded by the coding sequence GTGATAATTAGACCTTATAAAGAACAAGATGGGATATTCGTGTTTGATGAGGGAGTTTGTGAAGAGCATTCTGATTATCATGCACATGATTTGGATAAGCTCTATGAGATTGAAAATAATCATTTTTGGTTTATAGCACGTAAAGAACTAATATTTAAATATCTGTCAAAATATATACCTAAAGATACAAAAATTATTGAAATAGGCGCTGGAACTGGAAATGTATCAAGGTACTTAATGTCAAAAGGCTACAAGAATATTTCAGTAGGTGAGCTGCACATGAATGGACTTCGGTATGCCTCGTCATATGGTATTGAAAATAGATACCAATTTGATGTGTTCAACCCTCCATTTCGATCAGAATTTGATTGTATCAATTTATTTGATGTAATAGAACATTTCGATGACGATTTTCAGGCATTAGCCTGTGTGCGTTTAATGCTGAAAGACAATGGATATGTCACGTTGACAGTACCTGCACACAGTTGGCTTTGGAATGCTTCAGATGCTGATGCAGGTCACAAGAGAAGATATTCTTTGAAATCGCTTAATAAATTGTTGAGAGAAAGTGGGTTTGATATTCATGTTATGAGGTACTTTTTCGTATCTATCACTCCACTTTTATTTCTAAGAACGCTTTTGTATCCTGACAGAGGAAGAGTAAAGCAGCATGACGATGCAGTTTTGGGAGACGTTGGAGGAATTATTAATTCCGTTCTTGTGTTTTTGACCCGTTTAGAACATAAAATCATACGTTTTATTCCAAACTTTTTTGGTGGGAGCATTATCGCGATAGCAACCAAGTGTAAAGTGCCCAACAAAGAGAACCTCGACAATTCGTAA
- a CDS encoding DMT family transporter, giving the protein MNGYLYVAATVFCTVYGQLVLKWRIGMYGALPEGFSCKIMFLLRLICDPFIFSGFGAAFIAALFWMAAMTKFDISQVYPIIVGGLAMLTSVFAIVFLREPLTLMKLFGLVLIVAGVYCIGRP; this is encoded by the coding sequence ATGAATGGATATCTGTATGTAGCTGCGACAGTATTTTGTACGGTGTATGGTCAATTGGTTTTGAAATGGAGAATAGGCATGTACGGTGCCTTGCCGGAGGGCTTTTCCTGTAAAATTATGTTTTTGCTTAGGTTGATATGTGATCCCTTTATATTTAGTGGGTTTGGTGCTGCATTTATAGCTGCATTGTTTTGGATGGCTGCAATGACGAAATTTGATATTTCTCAAGTTTATCCAATAATTGTAGGTGGCTTAGCTATGCTTACCAGTGTGTTTGCTATCGTTTTCTTAAGAGAACCTCTAACATTGATGAAGCTGTTTGGGCTAGTTTTGATCGTTGCCGGTGTGTATTGTATTGGGAGACCTTAG
- the lpxC gene encoding UDP-3-O-acyl-N-acetylglucosamine deacetylase, producing the protein MMKQRTLKNTIEMESIGLHTGEKMQVTIHPAYPDTGICFRRSDTESEYTRVSPYTVTSTQLATTIQCGNQTISTIEHLMAALYGLGVDNAKIDVRGPEVPVFDGSATAFVNAILDAGIVEQAKARKFIKFKKRIRLEKDGKWIEIIPSRFFKVTFDIEFENESIGQQKGYFNVTPESFSKELAPARTFGFKNEVEQLWQMGLAKGGGLDTAVVIDGKDVLNPEGLRFNDEFVRHKMLDLVGDISLLGYPIFGHIRAYKSGHNLNNLFARTLIESANFYSIIELPDIDPALINNLELKPQGMS; encoded by the coding sequence ATGATGAAGCAGAGAACGCTGAAAAATACAATTGAGATGGAAAGTATAGGGTTGCATACCGGTGAAAAGATGCAGGTTACTATACATCCTGCATATCCTGATACAGGTATCTGCTTCAGAAGATCTGACACTGAGAGCGAGTATACAAGGGTTTCTCCATATACCGTAACCTCAACGCAGCTGGCAACTACTATCCAGTGCGGGAATCAGACTATCAGCACCATAGAACACCTTATGGCAGCTCTTTACGGTCTTGGTGTCGACAATGCAAAGATAGATGTCAGAGGTCCTGAAGTTCCTGTTTTCGACGGTTCAGCTACTGCATTTGTTAATGCGATACTTGATGCCGGAATCGTTGAACAGGCAAAAGCAAGAAAATTCATCAAATTTAAAAAACGTATCAGACTTGAAAAGGACGGTAAATGGATAGAGATTATCCCTTCACGTTTTTTTAAAGTAACCTTTGATATAGAATTTGAAAATGAGTCCATTGGTCAGCAGAAAGGGTACTTTAACGTTACCCCTGAAAGCTTTTCAAAAGAGCTGGCTCCTGCCCGCACGTTCGGTTTTAAAAACGAAGTGGAGCAATTGTGGCAGATGGGGCTTGCTAAAGGCGGCGGTCTTGATACTGCGGTGGTGATCGACGGCAAAGATGTCCTGAATCCCGAGGGCTTGCGTTTTAATGATGAGTTTGTACGTCATAAAATGCTTGATCTTGTTGGTGACATCTCATTGCTCGGATATCCTATATTTGGTCACATCAGAGCTTATAAATCAGGTCATAACCTGAACAATCTTTTTGCGAGAACTCTTATTGAGTCTGCGAATTTCTATTCAATCATTGAGCTGCCGGATATCGACCCGGCACTTATAAATAATCTAGAACTCAAACCACAGGGGATGTCCTGA
- the rplI gene encoding 50S ribosomal protein L9, which produces MKVIFLDNVKGVAKRDEIKDVKDGYAKNFLFKKKLALEATSANIQALEEKKQKNKEREDKKIAEARELAEKLNKVGVTIVGKGGDTGKLYGAITSSEIAKALADAGLEIDKKDIALKDPIKEPGEFSVKVKIFMDINAHVKVIVKAD; this is translated from the coding sequence ATGAAAGTAATATTTCTGGATAATGTAAAAGGTGTAGCTAAAAGAGACGAAATAAAAGATGTGAAAGACGGATACGCTAAGAACTTTCTTTTTAAAAAGAAGCTTGCTCTGGAAGCGACATCCGCAAATATTCAGGCTCTGGAAGAGAAAAAACAGAAAAACAAAGAGCGTGAAGACAAAAAGATAGCTGAGGCAAGAGAACTTGCTGAAAAGCTGAATAAAGTCGGCGTGACTATCGTTGGCAAGGGCGGCGATACAGGCAAGCTTTACGGAGCCATCACATCATCTGAGATAGCAAAGGCTCTCGCAGATGCAGGGCTGGAGATAGACAAGAAAGATATCGCCCTTAAAGACCCGATAAAAGAACCCGGTGAATTCAGTGTGAAAGTGAAAATCTTCATGGATATTAACGCCCATGTGAAGGTTATAGTGAAAGCAGACTGA
- a CDS encoding 2'-5' RNA ligase family protein has protein sequence MLQRKGLKFDSKSFRMHITLCRIRNIKDKSGLNNFIKSCQAAFQTTDFHVESIVLYKSSLTQQEPVYTRLHREVCKHKVL, from the coding sequence ATTCTGCAAAGGAAGGGATTGAAGTTTGACAGCAAGTCTTTCCGTATGCATATAACTTTATGCCGTATACGGAATATCAAAGATAAATCCGGTCTGAATAATTTTATCAAATCATGTCAGGCGGCTTTTCAAACCACAGATTTTCATGTAGAATCAATTGTGCTGTATAAAAGTTCTCTCACTCAGCAGGAACCGGTATATACCCGGCTGCACAGAGAGGTTTGTAAGCATAAAGTATTATAA
- a CDS encoding regulatory protein RecX produces the protein MYYKRKIRSKTGLEYASRVLAKKDYSEKDLRKKITEHFGEEEADTTVAKLKEYGYLDDDRYREVYIASRVRSGYGSYRISGDLYDKGLNDDLSDIDEICEKSHINRHVILKEFVARFLERKNIEDPYELRQKCTAHFYRKGHSIDEVKRIIDEELDR, from the coding sequence ATGTATTATAAACGAAAGATAAGAAGCAAAACCGGTCTTGAGTACGCCTCTCGTGTACTTGCCAAAAAGGACTATTCCGAAAAGGATCTGAGGAAAAAAATCACAGAACATTTCGGAGAGGAAGAAGCGGATACAACAGTTGCGAAGCTGAAAGAATACGGATATCTGGATGACGACAGGTACAGGGAAGTTTATATTGCCTCCCGCGTGCGCAGTGGATACGGTTCTTATAGAATATCCGGTGACCTTTATGATAAAGGACTTAATGATGATCTCTCCGATATTGACGAAATCTGTGAAAAAAGTCATATTAACCGACACGTAATTCTGAAAGAATTCGTGGCAAGGTTTCTTGAAAGAAAGAATATTGAAGACCCTTACGAACTTAGACAGAAGTGCACGGCGCACTTTTACCGCAAAGGGCACAGCATAGACGAAGTAAAGAGAATAATTGACGAGGAGCTTGACAGATGA
- a CDS encoding glycosyltransferase family 4 protein, which yields MLLIYMLTGFAVSLITVPFITALAAKAQIVDVPCERKIHIDNIPLLGGLGIFAAYIIVILTIDSFSAKTYALIAANVIIIITGMFDDVFSLNAPKKLIGQVAAAVVIILFTDFRFTISSFDYAFLSYPMVNIAFTLLWVVGVTNALNLVDGMDGLAGGIAFMAFGAMSYAAYSKGYDFNAYVCMGLMGATLGFLRYNIPPAKVFMGDTGSLFLGFNIAVMSIGTSHKSGTVLSVLIPIMFISLPLFDTMLAIVRRAMKGKNPMKADKEHLHHRLLSLEFSSVQTLMIFYSLSILLIAISIFSFQKQFIWGAIIILMLLYIFFLVLKLFHLFDAGKKIRSLNEKMRRTAVIISKHNMEYDIRTQLLDIVIMLASSAMITKFIWHEILINYTQLAAAIAFCISMFAVLTYKRVSHIKNQFVSFGFFWFFFYMVFISYKSSFTAFDFTCLTVLFVCIIFKILIQKQIDLFVSNPMELIMFFCLILIYLFTKAPAADFLAISAFAFILYYANKFYFNAKSALNISYTVVLSVFLIIFTISSSMSIVNSDSGGTPVALTPAQIKSLLKDYTRNGEYEKAHQLLLAYEDKRPFTIMKAYYKGEGAKLYSNLVLDALLAGDLALSNTYLNEFLTIFPDMVEEFYVTVAPILTRVSKLNIRGAGDIHIAGISIDQISKTYSETLFAMSSRYEHKGFDKRSHSYSEIAMLLEDIGKSAK from the coding sequence ATGTTACTTATATATATGCTGACGGGATTTGCTGTCAGCCTGATAACTGTCCCATTTATAACGGCACTGGCAGCAAAGGCTCAGATTGTTGATGTGCCCTGCGAAAGAAAGATACATATAGACAATATCCCTCTTCTGGGCGGGCTGGGTATTTTTGCCGCATATATCATAGTTATCCTGACCATAGACTCATTCTCTGCTAAAACTTATGCACTTATAGCTGCTAACGTCATAATCATAATCACAGGCATGTTTGACGATGTATTTAGCCTGAACGCTCCTAAAAAACTTATCGGACAGGTTGCTGCTGCTGTCGTCATAATTCTCTTTACTGATTTCAGATTCACGATATCATCTTTCGACTATGCATTTCTCAGTTATCCAATGGTTAATATCGCCTTCACACTCCTATGGGTAGTCGGTGTGACCAACGCTCTGAATCTGGTTGACGGAATGGACGGTCTCGCAGGCGGCATAGCTTTCATGGCTTTTGGAGCTATGAGCTACGCGGCATACTCAAAAGGCTATGATTTCAACGCCTATGTGTGCATGGGACTAATGGGTGCAACTCTGGGCTTCCTGCGTTACAATATACCGCCGGCAAAAGTGTTTATGGGGGATACCGGCAGTCTGTTTCTCGGCTTCAACATTGCGGTGATGTCTATAGGAACATCCCATAAGAGTGGTACGGTTTTGTCAGTTCTCATTCCGATTATGTTTATCTCTCTGCCGCTTTTTGACACCATGCTTGCCATAGTTCGCCGTGCAATGAAAGGCAAAAACCCTATGAAAGCAGACAAAGAACATCTTCACCACAGGCTGCTCAGTCTGGAGTTTTCATCTGTTCAGACGCTGATGATATTTTACAGCCTCTCAATTCTGCTGATTGCTATATCCATATTTTCATTTCAGAAGCAGTTCATATGGGGAGCAATAATCATTCTGATGCTTTTATACATCTTCTTTCTGGTTCTGAAGCTGTTTCATCTGTTTGATGCAGGTAAAAAGATCCGGTCTCTTAATGAAAAAATGCGGAGAACTGCTGTCATCATAAGCAAACATAACATGGAGTACGATATTCGGACTCAGCTTCTGGATATAGTAATTATGCTTGCGTCGTCAGCTATGATCACAAAATTTATATGGCACGAAATACTCATAAACTACACTCAGCTCGCTGCGGCAATAGCGTTCTGTATCTCCATGTTTGCTGTACTCACTTATAAAAGGGTTTCACATATTAAAAATCAGTTCGTATCGTTCGGTTTTTTCTGGTTTTTCTTTTATATGGTATTCATCTCTTACAAGTCCAGCTTCACAGCATTCGACTTTACTTGCCTCACAGTTTTATTTGTCTGCATAATATTTAAAATACTCATTCAGAAACAGATTGACCTTTTTGTTTCCAACCCTATGGAACTGATTATGTTCTTCTGCCTGATACTGATCTACCTTTTTACCAAAGCTCCTGCTGCTGATTTTTTAGCGATATCAGCGTTTGCATTCATTCTTTATTACGCAAACAAGTTTTACTTCAATGCAAAATCAGCACTCAACATATCATACACGGTTGTGCTTAGTGTATTCCTTATCATCTTCACTATCAGCAGCTCGATGTCCATTGTCAACTCTGATTCTGGCGGGACTCCTGTGGCACTTACACCGGCACAGATCAAAAGCCTTCTTAAAGATTACACAAGGAACGGAGAGTATGAAAAAGCACATCAACTCCTCCTCGCCTATGAAGATAAAAGACCATTCACTATAATGAAAGCGTACTATAAAGGAGAGGGTGCTAAACTTTATTCAAACTTGGTTCTGGATGCTCTTCTGGCCGGGGACTTAGCCCTTTCAAATACTTATCTTAATGAGTTTCTGACAATCTTTCCTGACATGGTGGAAGAATTCTACGTTACAGTGGCGCCTATCCTCACAAGAGTTTCAAAACTCAACATAAGAGGTGCTGGGGATATACACATAGCTGGCATTTCAATTGACCAGATATCAAAGACTTATTCAGAAACACTTTTTGCGATGTCATCAAGATATGAGCATAAAGGCTTTGATAAACGCAGTCACAGCTATAGCGAAATAGCTATGCTTCTGGAAGATATAGGTAAATCAGCAAAATAG
- the rffA gene encoding dTDP-4-amino-4,6-dideoxygalactose transaminase gives MIPFNKPYMTGQELGYIEQVMRSGKISGDGDFTHQCQDFFNETFGFSKTLLTTSCTDALELAALLLNIGPGDEVIAPSYTFVSTVNAFVLRGAKIVFADSRPDMPGIDEESIESLITPKTKAVVPVHYAGVACDMDKILGLADRYKLYVVEDAAQAVDSYYKGKSLGGIGHLGTFSFHETKNITSGEGGLLAVNDMRFADRAEIIREKGTNRSAFFRGEVNKYGWVDIGSSFLPSDINAAFLYAQLEHLEEIQAKRIAIWERYYNNLKELALNGCISLPYIPEYASNNAHMFYVLCANLRMRSSLMCFLKERGISSVFHYLPLHKSEYYMPKYTGNELPNADLYTDRLLRLPLYFELTFAEVDLICDSIYDWSKTL, from the coding sequence ATGATACCATTTAACAAACCATACATGACAGGGCAGGAGCTGGGATATATTGAACAAGTTATGAGGTCAGGTAAAATATCTGGTGACGGAGATTTCACACATCAATGTCAAGATTTTTTTAACGAGACCTTCGGATTTTCTAAAACGTTACTCACTACTTCCTGTACCGATGCTCTTGAGCTTGCAGCCTTACTTCTTAATATTGGGCCAGGGGATGAAGTAATTGCGCCAAGCTATACATTTGTTAGCACAGTCAATGCATTTGTGTTACGTGGAGCTAAAATTGTCTTTGCAGATAGCAGACCTGATATGCCAGGTATTGATGAAGAATCCATCGAATCTTTGATCACTCCAAAGACAAAAGCGGTGGTACCTGTTCATTATGCAGGAGTTGCATGTGACATGGATAAGATACTAGGTTTGGCAGATAGATATAAGCTATATGTTGTAGAAGATGCAGCACAAGCAGTGGACTCGTACTACAAAGGGAAAAGTCTTGGAGGGATAGGTCATCTAGGCACCTTTAGTTTTCATGAAACGAAAAATATAACCAGTGGTGAAGGTGGTTTGCTGGCGGTTAATGATATGAGGTTTGCTGATAGAGCAGAAATTATAAGAGAGAAAGGAACAAATAGGAGTGCTTTTTTCAGAGGTGAAGTTAATAAGTATGGCTGGGTAGATATTGGTTCGTCTTTTTTGCCATCAGATATTAATGCTGCTTTTCTGTATGCCCAACTAGAGCATCTCGAAGAGATACAAGCAAAAAGAATTGCAATATGGGAAAGGTATTATAATAACCTTAAAGAGTTAGCGCTGAATGGGTGTATTTCGCTCCCGTATATTCCAGAATATGCTAGCAACAATGCTCATATGTTTTATGTTCTTTGTGCTAATCTTAGAATGCGTTCATCGCTGATGTGTTTTCTTAAAGAAAGAGGGATTTCTTCAGTGTTTCACTACTTACCATTACATAAAAGTGAGTACTACATGCCTAAATATACTGGCAACGAATTACCAAACGCTGACCTGTACACAGATAGATTATTACGTCTTCCGCTTTATTTTGAACTTACATTTGCTGAGGTTGATCTGATTTGCGATAGTATTTACGATTGGAGTAAAACTTTATGA
- the recA gene encoding recombinase RecA, producing the protein MDQDKQKALDAAMGKIEKDFGKGAVMRLGDKPVEKLPVIPSGILSLDIALGVGGFPRGRIIEIYGAESSGKTTIALHAIAEAQKLGGAAAFVDAEHALDPIYAKAIGVDTDNLIVSQPDSGEVALEITETLVRSGAIDIIVVDSVAALTPRAEIEGEMGDSHMGLQARLMSQALRKLTSIVNKSKTTLVFINQTRSKIGVVYGNPETTTGGNALKFYASMRLEIKKTQALKEKEEVVGNHGLAKVVKNKVAPPFKTAEFDILYGVGVSREGLLIDMGVDAGFVNKAGAWFSYNDAKLGQGKENSRTYLKENPEIAQEIEDKIRTKLGMIEPIILPPEDEKKK; encoded by the coding sequence ATGGATCAGGATAAGCAGAAAGCCTTAGACGCAGCTATGGGCAAAATTGAGAAAGACTTTGGAAAAGGTGCTGTCATGCGCCTTGGCGATAAACCGGTGGAAAAGCTCCCTGTCATCCCTTCGGGTATACTGTCTCTTGACATTGCACTTGGTGTTGGCGGTTTTCCGCGCGGACGTATCATAGAGATTTACGGTGCGGAATCCTCCGGTAAGACAACCATCGCACTCCATGCCATTGCAGAAGCACAGAAACTTGGCGGGGCGGCGGCATTTGTTGATGCAGAACATGCTCTTGACCCTATCTATGCAAAAGCTATCGGTGTCGATACTGATAACCTCATTGTGTCGCAGCCGGACAGTGGCGAGGTGGCTCTTGAAATAACAGAAACACTTGTAAGAAGCGGTGCCATCGACATAATCGTTGTGGATTCCGTTGCGGCACTTACGCCACGTGCAGAGATCGAAGGTGAAATGGGCGACTCCCACATGGGGCTTCAGGCAAGGCTTATGTCTCAGGCACTCAGAAAGCTCACCAGTATTGTAAATAAATCAAAAACCACACTTGTCTTCATTAACCAGACAAGGTCTAAGATCGGTGTTGTCTATGGAAACCCGGAAACAACAACAGGCGGTAACGCCCTTAAGTTCTATGCTTCCATGAGACTGGAGATCAAAAAAACTCAGGCTCTGAAAGAGAAAGAAGAAGTTGTTGGTAATCACGGTCTTGCTAAAGTTGTTAAAAACAAAGTTGCACCGCCGTTCAAAACAGCAGAATTCGATATCCTTTATGGTGTCGGTGTTTCCCGTGAGGGACTGCTTATTGATATGGGTGTTGACGCAGGTTTTGTCAATAAGGCTGGAGCATGGTTCAGCTATAACGATGCGAAGCTCGGACAGGGGAAAGAGAACTCCAGAACTTATCTGAAGGAAAACCCTGAGATAGCTCAGGAGATAGAGGATAAAATACGAACTAAGCTTGGTATGATTGAGCCGATAATCCTCCCCCCTGAAGATGAAAAGAAAAAATAA